DNA sequence from the Manihot esculenta cultivar AM560-2 chromosome 11, M.esculenta_v8, whole genome shotgun sequence genome:
aaaaattaaattaaattaaatagaattataatagtcgaattatatattattatagtttaataaaagaaagtggataataattttaaaataactaaaaaataaataaaaattatatgatgaaaaaaaatatattatttaataatttttaaacttacCATGAGTTCATATTAAATGTGGTAGTTATTTGCAATGTAGTCTCCCAACCAATATCACATGTGGGTCATAAATGTTTTGCCATAcccaaatttaattataatacaaAATAGCATCAAAGCAAATGGTAGTGTACTTCACTTTAATTTTGAATATGACTTTTGTGATTGGAATTTGCATTTCCACCAATATATCATAATGTCATCATCACTATCCATACCATCACTTTAGGTTTTTTTCTATGTTTTCTTTAGCAGAAAAATGCTAAAtactgaattttataaaatattaattggtATGTTAATTTTTAATCCATCAAATTTACcatgtaattatttaatatttacaattttataaattatagctataaatttttaaatttcataaaaaaacttaaaattacaaccgtttttataaatatttttatttgttgtaTTTTAGGAGTCAAATTTtacatgtaaaatttaaaaaaaaaaaaaaaaaaaggggtgaAGAAATATTTGGGAAGTCAACTGGtaatcatgattatgattatacaAATATATATGTGGAATGAAATTGATAAGAAAAGTGCAAAATGATCCTTTTAATGTGTGAGATCTTATGGAACATTCCAAGTCAACTTCTAGAAGCAGATAATAGTGGTGAATCCACAATGATAGTGGGATCATATACAAAGCTAAGGTCTAAGGTCCCCCCACTTCACTTCCACAACCTTAATTCTTTAAACCCTTTGCAAAGGTTGTGAAGAGATTCTTCATCCGGGTTTCTCTTaactttttgctttttttttttctttttctcccaTTGTCATTACATCCTTTTAAATAATAACGAAGATGGtctgaaattcagaaaataagaTTTATAGTATGAGTATAAGTTTCACTTTGAGAGATTATGtctttccttttattctttttttattattttttgataacGCATAACCGCCATTAGACTCGTACATACGAAAATACCAGTGTACCCATCTCTGTAATGCAATCATTTAATTTCTGtttattacaaaaattatattcccatagtttaaaaaaaaaactatattatcTGTTTATTTTCTAAGCTTGGACAATTAAGTTTTATAACAATAATTTCTCTCTTTTGAATATATTGATTAACATAAAACTTAATTTAAACTAGTTGGAAGGATTAAAGagtaaatgaaataaaaatacagggattaaataatatatttttaaaataaaagattaaatggctagttttataaaaataaaaagagaaaaatagtgtttaatttctaaattaaattcaaaattcttGTAAACATCAATGCCATATACTTATCGTCTAGGAATAATTTCacaaatatattatatagtttAGCATTTCATTACTTaagaaataaaagtttaatttttataaaacaacatttttaaatttttaccattaaaaaaatttactatttaatctctaaatattgctattattaacaaatcagactcttgattttgaaaaatttattaaaatatttttatttttcaatcaaCGAAATAATTATTCCATTCAATTCTGTTTATTCTTAcctttaaaaatatagcaaaaaattaaattatcttttttttttttttaaaagaaagaaaatgaggaagAATTATTTCGTTAattaagagaaaatataagaatattttaatatatttttaaaaaggtaaaaattaaattattaataatgacaatactcaaaaattaaataaggaaTTTATTGGAgacaaaattagattttaaaaattttttcacttattttttatctatatttagtttatttttaataaaaaaaatattttattgatgcaaaaaataaaaaatataaaaagagacttatgaataataatattcaaaaattaaataataaattttcttatattatatttaaatctatCGAGATGTCAATTCATCTTTCTATTTTTGATCTTAAGCTATCACCGCATCAAATTCAACTGCAATACAATGGCGTAAAAtctgaaaaatataatttaaataaaattcaaatttatattttttaagtcataaaatcttaaatatttatatttcgtGGGCCCCTATGTTGAAGAAGCATTATCTGCTATTATATTGGATTTCAATGTCACCAAGGTTCATAGAAGTGGAATACAAAAGATGGGTGtatataattgaatatttgtattaaaatttatgcaaattcaattaaaatctcTATTATCTCCCTCTCATAAAGGtaactttttttttagaattataatttactcttaagataataatttatttattatttttctagcATATTCATATTTAATATGAAGTGAAAGActaaaatttcttaattttaaaataattttaaaatgcaaTAATATGAGTAGAGTATAGattatgtaaaaatatataatataaaatttattgcctttagctttattaattatattttttaatttatattaaaataactataaaattattattaattttttaaaatagaaattgaGGATTGAAAGAGTAGAACTGAGACCTCTTAGATTTATTACATACTATCCGGttaagtatttaataaaaacttaGACATTATTTTCTGTTAATTGAATAATGTCCACGATAACCCTGTTTTTTCATATGCAAATTCTCCTTCGGTATAAGAGCAATCTAAAACAGCATGAGATCTTCCTAGGGGATTTTAATTCTTATCTTTATATAGCTGAGAATTAGGAGGTACTTTTGCAACTAAAGCGCGTGCAACCCTTTCAGAAACTTTATTGTTAGTTTTGCTCTCATTTGACTTGGGTTATCGATGCCTTTTACCTGGAATAttataagaaagaaaaaagaaattatttagtgaaactcactaattaatctttatattttaaaaaatatattaaaacgttactaaaattttaaaaagtctactaattaattttttagttagtTTTAATCGTTAAGTATTgtaaaaaaagtctaaaatatctTAGAAGGGAccaattagtaaatattttaaaaattattttaaaaatttgagaaatcaattaataaaatttttaaaattatagagactaaataataaaatatttaatgataaagtTAACGAATTGATTAagtagtagactttttaaaataatttttcttataccatacaattaaataataatttttcctttaaGAAATGGGCATGCTAACATTCAACAAAGACTAGATAGAGTGTGTACGCTATTGTGCATCAACTTGAGGATCTCGGTTCAGACCATAAGTTTATCCTTTCATATCTTTTTTCAGAAAGCAAAatacactttaatttttaaaaaagattgGCAAGCCATGCTAAATTCAGAGACGGTATCACTTCTGCATGGAGGAATCATATTGAAGGATATCGCCGATACTTAAGAGATGTCAATATGCCTTGCTATTATGGAACCACACTCAAAATCTCCAACTCTCCTGAAGCAACAACTTTGAGATTGATTGCAAAAATTATCAGGAGGTATGGATTAGCAGCCACATCTAGGATTTAGAGCATGAATTGAAGGTTGAGCTTAAAATGAAGAATTACacatattaagaaaataataaaagagaaaagtttcaagtcACGATCTATCtaaaaatgaaagagaaagagctgaatgaagaaatatataaaatagagATTGTATTGATAGGTTTTATATAGAATGGataatgaaaattatatttttattgaaagtGAAGAGaagaattattataattattaatatgataaattttagtaatttagttttaataatttagttatttaatatttgtaacacttaatttaaaatattaaaatgatattgttactttttattatactttaattatttatatttattaacttttgaatgatataaaattttaatttgataatattttatactctattaatttttttattttatatttttattacgaatacttttttataataattttaatcggTATATATTTATcctatataattatttacataGAGCATTTgtcattaaattatattagttataattttataaatttgtcaaataaataaataatatagtgaACTTTTTATAGTCTTTTGTTATTGAATTGTtggataaaaatatttcttttattgtctaaatattttttatatatctttttatatgatatttatttaatttttataaatatatttttaatattttatttattattaaaataaaaaatataataaaatgttttaataataaaaatataataaaatttttattataatattaataataatatattaaaaatagtagaatatcaaaaatcatataatagtgataataaatataataaacactatttattatattaaaaagcagtaagaaaattaaaatattatataaaccaTAACTTTATTTTACTGGAATTCTATTGTAGGTTTAAATCCCATATGTACACTAATTGTTTCATTCTCAAAATCCAATTTAGATACAGTTCATCAGATTATGATGATACCTTTCATACTGCTGGTCATGCATGTCACTTAAGCTAGCTCACAACCAATAATGTACATAGATAACAATCATGCATCAAGCCGAACTTGTTTTTCaggatttcttaaaaaatatatgaaagatCAGGTGCTACATCcataaaacatctcaaaattacaaacttaaaaagaaaattatgtaATTCTATTCATCAGGAACTTTCTTCCTTTTACCCCTCACCACATTGCCATTTGGTAATGGACCAAAGAGACAGATTCTAAGATCACCTCGTAAGAGTGGTTGGTGGAGGTAGTTCTTATACAAGTCCCAGAACTCATCTCTGccaaatttaaatgaatttctaTCAGATAACAGTCTTTCAGTTTCACATGAATTAGACAGGAGAGAATAGAAAAGCAAGAGAGGAATGTGATCATTTTGCAGTAACAAACAGAAAAATGGAaggaattttatttattcttcaAAAGAATTAGGAGTCGTTCAAATTGAATTATCATAAAGTGACTGGAAAAAAtcccctttctttttctttttctcattcaAACTCATTCCTGAAATATTTAACCAAGTCTGTATAGAACAACTCAAAAAGAAGAAACAGGATCATAATAAACCAGCTATCACTAAACTCATAATGATACCTGACTTGTGGAAGTGTCAACAATGAATAGCCCTTCATATCTGTATGGATATCAAGAACAATCACTGATAGCCGGGAAAGCCCTAGTGCCTCGATGTCAATTAACTTCTTCACCCTTGAAATTGTAATGAAAAGAAACCAAGAAATCATATCAAACTAGATTGAAAAAGGTGAACTAAATATAAAGGTTAAAAGACATGCATGCGTTGACTAGTTGGaatattgaaaaagaaaaggaagtatAGTGAGATTTCACGTTTCAACACTTCCGTGCGTGTGATTTAACTTTTGACAGAAAGGCAACTTGAGTTTTACTTCATTAATGCATCAAGGACAAATACTTTAACACTGTTAGTTTTGCTGATATGCCATGATTCTAACAAAATAAATACTATAaaaatcaaaaacaaaaaatttgaaCCAACAAATTTTAGTGAAAAAGAAATTTTGCTTTATTGATTGTAAACCACCATATCAATTTAGCGAATAGCATTAGAGTAACCTCCCTTGAAGTGCTAGCAGAGTAAAAGCTCAAAGTACCATTTTGACACTGGGGTCTCTCTGGGGATTGTGATTCGATTTTTGACAAAATGATACCCAAGATTTAGTATATTGATCCTTTATGGACAAATGTTATAATGCTGTTAACATCGCAATATGGCCTTGCAAACAAGGCAAGTccaatcaaataatatttttaatcttaGGTCTCATATATGacatgaaaaatgaaaaaatatttaaaaaaattgaataagcaTTTTCAATGagaagaattttattttattgaatgtAAAATGCCATGTCAGCCTAGTGGCATCATAGCAATCATTCCTAAATTGCTAACTGAGTAACGCTCAAAGTAccaattgttaaaaaaaaattgaaccacAGGCCTCCAAGTGTCAAAGAGCAAAAatttgagttttatttttttgcaatcttccctattattattatattaattcatGAAAACAATGATGTCTACCTGCTTGGTGTACCACTAGCAAGATTTACACGGTCCTTCAATAAGGCCACCTGCATCAACCATCAACCATAGAGggttaaattgaaaataaacttAAATGACCTGATAGAAAGAAGCAGGTGGTCACGTAACACCGAAAACATAAAAGGTTAAGAGTCTGGACTCTGGAAATAAGAATATTTTGCATTCAGCCTGCAGGTCATACTTTTAATCACATCTTCTACAGTAAAGGCAACAAAGCAAAAGGAAACTTCCATTGACAAGCATCCTGCTAGAACACAGATTTTGATCACTGAAGCACAAAGAAAGAATTGATATTTGCTGCATCCTTAATTTTAACTTAAGAATGTTGCAATATATAATATAAGAATAAAATGGTACAAGTTTTTGGGATCAGACTGACGTGCAAAATGATTCTCAGCAGAGCTGATGCCTCTGatgatttatttgaattttctcATCATCTCCCAACCACCAACCCCCCCcccctccaaaaaaaaaaaaaagaaaaaaatatagccATCTCATAGCCAATGAAGGAGACTAAATGAGGTCaccaaaacattaaaaaatttggGATCAGACTGACGTGCAAAATAGGTTCTCAGCAGAGCTGATGCCTCAGATGATGTGTCTGAATTTTCTCATCATCTCCCAACCaccaaaaacaaaacaaaacaaaacaaaacagcCATCTCATATCCGGTGAAGGAGAGTAAATGAGGTcaccaaaatattaaaaaaaaaaaatgggatCAGACTGACGTGCAAAATAGATTGTCAGCAGAGCAGATGCCTCTGGTgatttgtttaaattttatcatcATCTCCCAACcaccaaaaaattaaaaaagaaaaaaagaagaaaatccaATACGAGTGAGTGAAGCTATCTCAATGCATAAATTACTAACTTAACTAAACTGAGTTATATCATAAAACCAAAGTAAAATCTTAATCAGCAATAATTGGGATCAGACTGACGTGCAAATAAACACATTCAGCATAGGTTATGCCTTTGATAACTTGTGGTAACTTACATCATTTCCCAATTGGAAGCAGAAAGATCAACCCACAGGACTTAAATTTAACAGATATATGAACACAAATAATCCCAAAAATGTCACTGTTTAACATAATATTACATGAAGAATACACTTAGATGTAAAAAagccttatttaaaaaaatattgaaaaaaggAGCAAAATAGAAGAGAAGGCTCTTCTGTACGAAGCATGTCcgccagaaaaaaaaaaaaaaagaaaagaaaaaactaaaCGAGGAAAGACCAACAAATTACCTGTTCCTCAACCTTCATATGCTTAGAGAATAGCTTCACAGCATGGCATTCTCTAGTCAACGTGCGCACGCCTCTGGAGAATCAGAATCACTTATATTAAATGGTCACAgaatatgaagaaaaagaagttcTACATTTCAACAACAATGTTCAAATGCATATGAATGTCAGAATCACAAAGATTGAGTCTTAACACATATTTTCAAAAAACAAGGAAAAGCTACTAGACCTTAGCAGTTCAATAGCTCTCAAAGCAGATGTACTAACAATAAGAACAGCAGGACTACCCGGATCGATTTTCCCTTCCACAAGCTGCCCTTCACACAGAACTTCTTTATATGAGGACCCAAAAGCCGCCTTCATTTGTTTCCCCAAGGCCTGGACATCTTGACCCAGTTCCTGAGATAACTCCAGAAAGCTGGTCTCtgtatatttttcataaaacaaaCAGGAAACTGGGTGCCATTAACAAAAGAAGGAGCAGAAGGATTCTAAATAAACCCAGATATCATTCAAGAGGACACATTGATGCTCTTCATTTATAAACCCATTATTAATTCTTTTACCATTAACAAACTACAATAACATGAAATGAAGAGAGTACCTTTAATTGATTCGAGCTCGATAGACGAGAGCTGAAGGCCATTGGCGGATTGAAATTCATTTATAAAGAAACTGCGCAGCTctgaagcagaagcagaagcagaagccgGTGTTACCTCATTGATGTCACTGCTGCTCTTTGTCTTGCTCTCATTCTTGTCGGCCTTGGGCGGctggttcttcttcttcttcttaaatTTGGGATGGGGTTTAGGGTTTTTCAGAGAGCTCTTCCTCTTTGAGGGTTTTTCTACTTTGCCGCTTACCATTATGGTTGTTATGGGCCTAAGCAGGTTATGGTTGTCTGATTTATAGGGCTATTAGAGATATAGCCCCATTTGGTTCAGCTCTGGAATTGCCATTAGCTAGAGACGAGGAGAATTATCAAatatcaggaaaaaaaaaaaatcaaattaatcttttaaaaattattttttaacacaCTCAATTCggcctatttatttttctattaaaagttaaatttgtTACTAAATTATTCCGCcggtttaaatatattaaattttattttttgatttaaatttttttattttattattaaaaaattaaataaaatcattacttttaaaaattattgtaaatttcaccctttttaatttattcgatctTATTTGAATttgttttcaaaaaaaattttaaatttaaattaaataataaaaaaaattataatatagtataAATGGCAAATTTGACAATTTTTACCTTATTTTTctccatttaaaaataaataattttatcctCAAGTCTTTTGCattctttatatttttgtttttatacttttgctattattttttttatttcttatttatcACTGTTTAGTCTTTCGGATTGATAAATTGATAATAAAAGGTTCTTGTtaagaattaaattgaaattaaatcttTACTCCTTTAATTTATAGAAACTATATTTGAAACTAAAATTTAGTATGATTCCAATATGCTTCTAAACAATTTCAATACAATTTGTGAGTGCtgacttttattttgattttttaactttaactttaattttaattttagttttaattttaattttaattttaattttaattttaattttttaaataaaattataatatccttacatttattttaaaataataaataactaataatgaaataataatgcttacatttaaaagataatacattaatattatatattatatacaattctgagtaggaatattatattattttttatataattattaattatataattttaattgaaaaatacaagtgttattaatatataaaaatatattatattattaatatgtaattCACTCATATAATTAACTATAAtacaattaatatatttatttctcaaataataaatatatacacacgtaaatacatatatataatttatttagataaaataaattataattaattatatattttaattaattattaaaatataatttaaataattagttattaaaattttctattaattaaattatttaagttatatttttggaaaactttaataattaattatttaaatcacaTTCTTAAAACAGAGAAAATTATatgtaaattatataaataatttaatttataaaaatagttaaataatattaaatataaaaaataatcaatgataGAATGTGCACGTATGCACACAATAAactaaacttttattaatttaaatttcaaataattcacaaataactattttatttatatatttgctTATTTGTGgttttcaattatatatattatttaatgattataaaattaatatttaaattttttaaatagaatcaCATAATTATGATAatctaaattataatattatattataattatatgagatataaaatatattattaaaaatatataattgaattataatatcattaaaataattaatatatatatatatatatatataatgttgCAGAAGCATattagattgatgatgtgacTAAACGGGAGCTGTGCTGTGATTGGCTACacttataaaaaagaaaaataaagtggTGGTGGGTATCCATATAACCATttcgacgctcaagttagtataCTGAAAGATAAAAAAAACGTAATAAATTGTTTAGAACTTGAATAATGTTCAAAAATAGCGTACCTTTATTTTTATGATCGTTCTTATTTTACACTATAAGAAAGTGggtataaatatagtattttctgataATTCAAAAATAATGTGTCCGGCTTATTGGTAAAAGATTTTTACCGGTTAATTGATCGAGAATCTCATGATCAAAGGCATGAAGGGGATTTGCTAAATTGTAGTTGTTAATGGTAACTTCCTTGTAAAGCCCTGCCCCTGAAGTTATGAGAGTGAATATTGTTCGACCTGAGGCCGACCTATCATAAAGCATCCGGGTCTCATTTTCTTTTAGATTCGGGCACCTTGGTCGTCCGGACCTTCCTTTCTACAGATGGAACTGCGTATTTGTTTATCAAATCCTTGCTACGTGACCCAATCTTATAGTGACAGTTCACTGCCTATTTTGGCAAGTCACATGTAGCATCAGAGGTCCCCtgctggtcttcgattctttagattcgaaagTGATAGTTGTATTCATGATCTAAGTCATATGGCTTGTTTGTCTGGGCTGAGCACATGATgtctttgctttctttttgcttGCTCTGTTGACCAATCAAGTTTAAGATCTTGTCTTGGCAAAAATTGATCTGAGTGATACAATAATACCAGACGAGTTTCTGGGCATTTTCCAGCCCTTGCAAGCTTCTTGGTTTTTTACAGTCCTGACGGGCTTTTTGGCATTTTACAATCTTGGCAGACTTTCGTGTATTTTTCTAGTCCTGACGAGTTCCTTAGCCTTTTCCAGCTTGGATGAACTTTCGAGTATTTTCCAGCCTTAGAATGCTTCCGGGTTTTCTTTAGCCCTGATGAGTTTTTTGGCGTCAAATGCCTTTGCGAGCTTTCGGGTATTTTTCTAGCCTTTTTTAGCCCTTACAGGCATTTTCTAGCCTTGATCCTAGCCTTGATGTGCCTTCGGATTTTCTCTAGCCTTAACAAGGTTTCAAGCATCAAATGTCTTTGCGAGCTTCCAGgcatttttctagcccttgcAAGCTTCCGGACATTTTTCTAGCTCTTAcgagctccttggccttttcgaGCATTGTTAAGCTTTTAGGCATTTTTCTAACCCTTACGAGCTTTCTGGCATTTTCTAGCCTTTACATGCATTTTCTAGTCCTGACGAGCTTTCTGGCATTAAATTCCTTTGCAAGCTTCCTATGAGAAGGGCTAACATCCGGTCTTTTGACCTGGCGTATATCTGCCTTGCAGCTTGGCATGAAATACCTTAGAATCTTCTCATGAAGTGGGACCAATACTCGGTAGGTCAGCCTGGCATATACTTGTCTTGTAGCGtgacatcaaatgccttagaatctttttatgaagtgggactaacacctgatAGGTCGGCCTCGCGTTTTCCCACCTTGCATCCTAGTGTTTTCCCTCCTTGCGGCCTGGCATCAattgccttagaaacttttctAGAATTAGGACTAACATTCGGTAGGTCGGCCTAGCGTATATTCACCTTGCAGCCTGGCATCAAATATCTTAGAATCTTTTTATGAAGTGGGATTAACAACCGGTAGGTCAGCCTGGCGTGTACCTGCCTTGCAGCCTAGCACCAAATACCTTAGAATCTTTTTGTGAAGTGGGACTAACAACCGACAGGTCAGCCTAGCGTGTACCCACCTTGAGGCCTGGCATCAACTGTCTTATAAACTTTTTAAGAAGCGGGACTAATACCCAGTAGGTCGGCCTAGCGTATACCCACCTTGCGGTCTGGCATCAAATACTTTAGAATTTTTTTGTGAAGTATGACTAATACTCGGTAGGTCAGCCTAGCAtatacctgccttgtggcctaacATCCCTTAGAAACCTTTTGagaatgggactaacacccagcaGGTCGACCTAGCGTGTACTCACCTTGAGGCCTGACATCAACTGCCTTAGAAACCTTTTAagaagcgggactaacacccggtaggTCTGCCTAGCGTACACCCGCCTTGCAGCTTGGCATCAAatgctttaaaatatttttatg
Encoded proteins:
- the LOC122725063 gene encoding protein CMS1, coding for MVSGKVEKPSKRKSSLKNPKPHPKFKKKKKNQPPKADKNESKTKSSSDINEVTPASASASASELRSFFINEFQSANGLQLSSIELESIKETSFLELSQELGQDVQALGKQMKAAFGSSYKEVLCEGQLVEGKIDPGSPAVLIVSTSALRAIELLRGVRTLTRECHAVKLFSKHMKVEEQVALLKDRVNLASGTPSRVKKLIDIEALGLSRLSVIVLDIHTDMKGYSLLTLPQVRDEFWDLYKNYLHQPLLRGDLRICLFGPLPNGNVVRGKRKKVPDE